A genomic region of Mycolicibacterium poriferae contains the following coding sequences:
- a CDS encoding DUF899 domain-containing protein, with amino-acid sequence MTESTALPPVVDAETWRSALDALREREKAATRELDAIAAQRRRLPMVRMPDYTLIGPDGPVPLVDVFDGRSQLIVYNHMWNDGADWQCGGCTGYTSQFTRLEFLDSYDAKFVIVTAGPIDEALAYRDRVGNSMEWYSSSESAFAADVDAAPGTGFAVNVFLRDGDAVYRTWHTNGRGTEQLSHTFGLIDVLPWGRQESWQDSPDSWPQRPTYSGWLDSPDIARLYGPPPGRD; translated from the coding sequence ATGACCGAATCCACCGCCCTACCACCCGTCGTCGATGCCGAAACCTGGCGTTCGGCCCTCGACGCGTTGCGTGAGCGGGAGAAAGCCGCCACCCGCGAGCTGGACGCGATCGCCGCGCAACGGCGCCGGCTGCCGATGGTGCGGATGCCCGACTACACCCTGATCGGGCCCGACGGACCGGTGCCGCTGGTCGACGTCTTCGACGGACGCTCACAGCTGATCGTCTACAACCACATGTGGAACGACGGGGCGGACTGGCAGTGCGGCGGCTGTACCGGCTACACCTCGCAGTTCACCCGACTGGAGTTCCTGGACAGCTACGACGCGAAGTTCGTCATCGTCACCGCCGGTCCCATCGACGAGGCACTGGCCTACCGGGACCGGGTCGGCAACTCGATGGAGTGGTACTCGTCGTCGGAGAGCGCGTTCGCCGCCGACGTCGACGCCGCACCCGGTACCGGGTTCGCGGTCAACGTGTTCCTGCGCGACGGTGACGCGGTCTATCGCACCTGGCACACCAACGGCCGGGGTACCGAGCAGTTGAGCCACACCTTCGGACTCATCGACGTACTGCCCTGGGGCAGGCAGGAGAGCTGGCAGGATTCGCCCGACAGCTGGCCGCAGCGTCCCACCTACTCGGGTTGGCTGGACTCGCCCGACATCGCCCGCCTGTACGGGCCGCCGCCGGGCCGTGACTGA
- the tpx gene encoding thiol peroxidase — MAQITLRGNPINTVGELPAVGSSAPSFTLTGTDLGEVSAEQFRDKPVLLNIFPSVDTPVCAASVRTFNERAAASGVSVLCVSKDLPFAQKRFCGAEDIENVTTASAFRDSFGEDFGITIADGPMAGLLARAVVVVGADGKVTYTELVPEIGQEPDYDAALAALG; from the coding sequence ATGGCACAGATAACCTTGCGTGGAAACCCGATCAACACCGTCGGAGAACTGCCCGCGGTCGGCTCGTCGGCACCCAGCTTCACCCTGACCGGAACGGATCTGGGCGAGGTCAGTGCCGAGCAGTTCCGCGACAAGCCGGTGCTGCTGAACATCTTCCCCTCGGTCGACACCCCCGTGTGTGCCGCCAGCGTGCGGACCTTCAACGAGCGCGCCGCGGCCAGCGGGGTTTCGGTGCTGTGTGTGTCGAAGGATTTGCCGTTCGCCCAGAAGCGGTTCTGTGGGGCGGAGGACATCGAGAACGTCACCACGGCGTCGGCCTTCCGCGACAGCTTCGGCGAGGACTTCGGTATCACGATCGCCGACGGACCGATGGCCGGTCTGCTGGCGCGCGCCGTCGTGGTGGTGGGCGCGGACGGGAAAGTCACCTACACCGAACTGGTGCCCGAGATCGGTCAGGAGCCGGATTACGACGCCGCGCTGGCAGCGCTGGGCTGA
- the ripD gene encoding NlpC/P60 family peptidoglycan-binding protein RipD, translating to MARVCALVMGLVLLMATPGLASADTRSATNQKAVETVIARAMSQRGVPFAYGGGGASGPSAGTVAVSEPDEAETDAAALDLVPGLNLPAATPNVASPAPAPRVEVVGFDASGLMVYAYAGVGVKLPRSSGQQYKVGQKVTPAQALPGDLIFYGPEGTQSVALFIGNGQMVETTDEGVAVSSVRTNDMTPYLVRIIA from the coding sequence ATGGCACGCGTGTGCGCGCTCGTGATGGGGCTTGTGTTGCTGATGGCGACACCGGGTCTGGCGTCTGCCGACACCCGGTCGGCGACGAACCAGAAGGCGGTCGAGACCGTCATCGCCCGCGCGATGTCCCAGCGGGGTGTGCCGTTCGCCTACGGCGGGGGCGGCGCGTCGGGACCGAGCGCGGGCACCGTCGCGGTATCCGAGCCCGATGAGGCCGAAACCGACGCCGCCGCTTTGGATCTGGTTCCCGGACTGAACCTCCCGGCCGCCACCCCCAACGTCGCCAGTCCTGCGCCGGCGCCCCGCGTCGAGGTGGTCGGTTTCGACGCGTCGGGGCTCATGGTCTACGCGTACGCGGGAGTCGGGGTCAAGCTGCCCCGCTCGTCGGGCCAGCAGTACAAGGTCGGCCAGAAGGTGACCCCGGCTCAAGCGCTGCCGGGCGACCTCATCTTCTACGGTCCGGAAGGCACGCAGAGCGTCGCGTTGTTCATCGGGAACGGCCAGATGGTCGAAACGACCGACGAGGGTGTCGCCGTCTCGTCAGTGCGCACCAACGACATGACGCCGTATTTGGTGCGCATTATCGCCTGA
- a CDS encoding PE-PPE domain-containing protein produces the protein MADMLQGGFCSQASGNTCDEVEYLSGVPNIGESSGLWALRAALATTAPPTMVVGFSQGAMIATEWMLEYGETAWAPTPADLSFVLMANPQRKYGGVRPVYDIEDPTPSDNAYRVLDIAMEYDGAADVPDNLFNLLAVANAIAGFQHIHIDGYDDVDLDSSEKLVWIDGNTTYVLIRSQNIPLLQPLRNIGLDALADALNDPLKRIIDSAYDRDYVGLVDEDLHDDVLAEFPHASNATPAATAARSVAPQTLDVADAAAGDGAGTTAESAPVEEPAGDEIDAGESESDSAVGDVDGGEGESAEQDAESNVDLEDEDVDLSPTADGAVDESKDDDDVALSEAEPDTEDDNKDSTAGTSASASETGDTSASGDAAASRDDSGSADDSGSGGDSAGE, from the coding sequence ATGGCCGACATGCTGCAGGGTGGGTTCTGTTCGCAGGCCTCCGGAAACACCTGTGACGAGGTCGAATACCTCTCGGGTGTACCGAACATCGGAGAGTCCAGCGGGCTGTGGGCGCTGCGCGCGGCGCTCGCCACCACGGCGCCGCCGACCATGGTGGTGGGCTTCTCCCAAGGGGCGATGATCGCCACCGAATGGATGCTGGAGTACGGCGAAACCGCGTGGGCGCCGACCCCGGCCGACCTGTCGTTCGTCCTGATGGCGAACCCCCAACGCAAGTACGGCGGAGTCCGGCCGGTCTACGACATCGAGGACCCCACTCCCTCCGACAACGCCTACCGGGTGCTCGACATCGCCATGGAGTACGACGGTGCGGCCGACGTCCCGGACAACCTGTTCAATCTGCTGGCCGTCGCCAACGCGATCGCCGGCTTCCAGCACATCCACATCGACGGCTACGACGACGTCGACCTCGACAGCTCCGAGAAGCTGGTGTGGATCGACGGCAACACGACCTACGTGTTGATCCGCTCGCAGAACATCCCGTTGCTCCAGCCACTGCGCAACATCGGTCTCGACGCGTTGGCCGACGCCCTCAACGATCCGCTCAAGCGGATCATCGACTCGGCCTACGACCGCGACTACGTGGGACTGGTCGACGAGGATCTGCATGACGACGTTCTCGCGGAGTTTCCGCACGCCTCTAACGCGACGCCGGCCGCGACCGCCGCCAGGTCGGTCGCACCGCAGACACTCGACGTTGCCGACGCTGCGGCCGGTGACGGTGCAGGCACGACCGCCGAGAGCGCGCCCGTCGAGGAGCCGGCCGGCGACGAGATCGACGCCGGCGAGAGTGAAAGCGACTCTGCCGTCGGCGATGTGGACGGCGGCGAAGGCGAGTCCGCCGAGCAGGATGCCGAATCGAATGTGGACCTCGAGGACGAGGATGTCGACTTGTCACCGACCGCCGACGGGGCCGTCGACGAATCGAAGGACGACGACGATGTCGCGCTCTCCGAGGCCGAACCGGACACCGAGGACGACAACAAGGACAGCACCGCTGGGACATCGGCATCGGCATCGGAGACCGGGGACACGTCCGCCTCCGGTGACGCGGCTGCCTCCCGTGATGATTCAGGGTCCGCTGACGATTCAGGGTCCGGTGGCGACTCCGCGGGGGAGTAG
- a CDS encoding fatty acyl-AMP ligase, translating to MRDGVDHDIGEGLLQIEDCLDADGGIALPPDVTLISLIQRNIANVADAVAYRFLDYAGGAGPVVDEITWRALGVRMRAVGHHVQCVAARGERVAVMAPQGLDYIAGFFAALNAGTIAVPLFAPELPGHAERLDTALRDARPTAVLTTSRAREAIESFLDSTVLPERPAVIAIDEVPDAAADDFRPTLIGVDDVSHLQYTGGATRAPVGVEITHRAVGTNLLQMILSIDLLDRNTHGVSWLPLYHDMGLSMIGFPAVYGGHSTLMAPTAFIRRPLRWIEALSAGSRIGRVVTAAPNFAYEWTAQRGVPGDAGDVDLSNVVMIIGSEPVSISAIDTFRRAFTPFGLSPSAFKPSYGLAEATLFVSTIDPGTEVNVVHLDRGCLSEGRAVPVAAGDPAALPVVSCGHIARSLSCVIVDPPSRSEQPDGFVGEIWLQGDNVGRGYWGRAEESAHTFGGRLAATNEAGGHASGATLDRAWLRSGDLGFYLEGELYVVGRLADLVVVSGRSHYPHDIEATAASASPLVRRGYIAAFTVPGEPLERLVIVAERATGTARADPAAAVAEIRTAVEDRHGLPVADVRVVPAGSIPRTTSGKLARLACRDAYVAGAFG from the coding sequence ATGCGCGACGGTGTGGATCATGACATCGGAGAGGGCCTGCTTCAGATCGAGGACTGCCTCGACGCCGACGGCGGCATCGCGCTGCCGCCGGACGTCACGCTGATCTCTCTGATCCAACGCAACATCGCCAATGTCGCCGATGCGGTGGCGTACCGGTTCCTCGATTACGCGGGCGGGGCCGGCCCGGTGGTGGACGAGATCACCTGGCGCGCTTTGGGGGTGCGGATGCGGGCGGTCGGCCATCACGTGCAGTGCGTCGCCGCCCGCGGCGAGCGGGTTGCGGTGATGGCACCCCAGGGCCTGGACTACATCGCCGGCTTCTTCGCCGCGCTCAACGCCGGAACGATCGCGGTGCCCCTGTTCGCGCCGGAGTTGCCCGGGCACGCGGAGCGTCTCGACACGGCGCTGCGGGACGCCCGGCCCACGGCGGTGCTGACCACCTCACGGGCGCGCGAGGCGATCGAATCCTTCCTGGACTCCACGGTGCTCCCCGAGCGCCCGGCGGTCATCGCCATCGACGAGGTTCCCGATGCTGCGGCAGACGATTTCCGGCCAACGCTCATCGGCGTCGACGACGTGTCCCACCTGCAGTACACCGGTGGTGCCACCCGTGCGCCGGTCGGGGTGGAGATCACTCACCGCGCGGTGGGGACGAACCTCCTGCAGATGATCCTGTCGATCGACCTGCTCGACCGAAACACCCACGGCGTCAGTTGGCTTCCGCTCTACCACGACATGGGCTTGTCGATGATCGGGTTTCCCGCTGTGTACGGCGGTCACTCGACGCTGATGGCGCCGACCGCCTTCATCCGGCGGCCCTTGCGGTGGATCGAGGCGCTGTCGGCGGGCTCGCGCATCGGCCGCGTCGTGACGGCCGCCCCGAACTTCGCCTACGAATGGACTGCTCAGCGGGGGGTGCCAGGCGACGCCGGCGACGTCGACCTGAGCAATGTCGTGATGATCATCGGCTCCGAACCGGTGAGCATCTCGGCGATCGACACTTTCCGTCGGGCGTTCACCCCCTTCGGACTGTCCCCGTCGGCGTTCAAACCGTCCTACGGGCTTGCCGAGGCAACGTTGTTCGTCTCGACCATCGACCCCGGCACCGAGGTCAATGTGGTTCACCTCGACCGGGGCTGCCTTTCCGAGGGGCGCGCGGTACCCGTGGCGGCTGGCGACCCGGCGGCGCTCCCCGTGGTGTCGTGCGGGCACATCGCGCGCAGCCTGTCCTGCGTGATCGTCGACCCGCCGTCGCGATCCGAGCAACCCGATGGCTTCGTCGGGGAGATCTGGTTGCAGGGAGACAACGTCGGACGGGGCTACTGGGGTCGCGCTGAGGAAAGCGCGCACACGTTCGGCGGCCGCCTCGCCGCGACCAACGAGGCCGGCGGCCACGCGTCGGGAGCCACTCTGGATCGCGCATGGTTGCGTTCCGGCGACCTCGGGTTCTACCTGGAGGGTGAACTCTACGTCGTAGGCCGGCTCGCCGACCTGGTGGTCGTCTCTGGGCGCAGCCACTATCCGCATGACATCGAGGCCACCGCCGCGTCTGCATCGCCGCTGGTACGGCGCGGCTACATCGCGGCGTTCACCGTGCCGGGGGAGCCGCTCGAGCGTCTGGTGATCGTCGCCGAACGCGCTACCGGCACGGCGCGTGCCGACCCGGCAGCGGCCGTCGCCGAGATCCGGACAGCGGTCGAAGACCGGCACGGGTTGCCCGTGGCCGACGTCCGCGTGGTGCCCGCGGGCTCGATTCCCCGCACCACGAGCGGAAAACTGGCTCGCCTGGCCTGCCGCGACGCCTACGTGGCCGGCGCGTTCGGCTGA
- a CDS encoding CPBP family intramembrane glutamic endopeptidase, which yields MDTQPPQRRHRWGLGAFVLVELVYLATAIGFAVFLVGTSLDPVPTAVAATLVPSLLAATVAVTVTVVRGNGPRTDLALQWSWRAAGLGLLFGGLGLLVTIPAASLWVWVVGEGANSAAGEVFGDMQSTWAWALVVFAAVVFVAPVCEEIVYRGLLWGAVDQRWGRWTAFAVTTVVFAVAHLELTRVPLLLVVAIPIGLARLYTANLSASIVAHQVTNLLPGLALMFSVAGSIPAA from the coding sequence GTGGACACACAACCGCCGCAGCGCAGGCACCGATGGGGACTGGGTGCCTTCGTGCTCGTCGAACTGGTCTACCTGGCGACGGCGATCGGATTCGCTGTCTTCCTGGTCGGCACGAGCCTGGATCCGGTGCCCACGGCCGTAGCGGCGACTCTGGTGCCGTCGCTGCTGGCCGCGACGGTGGCCGTCACGGTCACCGTGGTGAGGGGGAACGGACCGCGAACGGACCTCGCGCTGCAGTGGTCCTGGCGCGCTGCGGGTCTCGGGTTGCTGTTCGGTGGGCTGGGGCTGTTGGTCACGATTCCCGCCGCGTCCCTGTGGGTGTGGGTGGTCGGTGAGGGCGCCAACAGTGCAGCCGGCGAGGTGTTCGGTGACATGCAGAGCACCTGGGCGTGGGCACTCGTCGTGTTCGCCGCCGTCGTGTTCGTCGCGCCGGTCTGCGAAGAGATCGTCTACCGCGGCCTGCTCTGGGGCGCGGTGGATCAACGGTGGGGACGCTGGACCGCATTCGCCGTCACCACCGTGGTGTTCGCCGTCGCGCACCTCGAGTTGACCCGGGTGCCCCTGTTGTTGGTGGTCGCGATCCCGATCGGGCTGGCGCGGTTGTACACCGCGAATCTCAGCGCCAGCATCGTCGCGCACCAGGTGACCAATCTTCTGCCGGGTCTGGCGCTCATGTTCAGTGTGGCCGGCTCGATACCTGCCGCCTGA
- a CDS encoding YdcF family protein, which yields MKRQRLGRPAAALAALLLCAGLLVEGFSPRVADAAPPPTKDFSRPAVVILGYGLNDNGTMRAILRRRVLTGLTVAQFFPQSPVIVTGGNPRGGNTEAGQMRKMLRVLGFPEERIIVEDRANSTVQNAAFSVPLAEQAGTTGIILVTSSTHQNRADGNFADAGANVLATVSFPDGDPSTNIAQLVRDVISPFITIT from the coding sequence ATGAAGCGACAGCGACTCGGTCGGCCTGCAGCAGCGCTCGCCGCGCTCCTGCTCTGCGCCGGCCTCCTCGTCGAAGGGTTCTCCCCGCGTGTGGCGGATGCGGCACCCCCTCCCACCAAAGACTTCTCCCGGCCCGCCGTGGTCATCCTCGGCTACGGGCTCAACGACAACGGCACCATGCGCGCGATCCTGCGCAGGCGCGTACTGACCGGTCTGACTGTCGCGCAGTTCTTCCCCCAGTCCCCCGTGATCGTCACGGGCGGCAACCCCCGCGGCGGCAACACCGAAGCCGGGCAGATGCGAAAGATGCTGCGCGTGCTGGGCTTTCCGGAGGAGCGCATCATCGTCGAGGACCGGGCCAACAGCACCGTGCAGAACGCGGCGTTCTCGGTTCCGCTCGCCGAACAGGCGGGCACCACGGGAATCATCCTGGTGACTTCGTCGACGCACCAGAACCGCGCCGACGGCAACTTCGCCGACGCAGGCGCAAACGTGCTGGCCACCGTCAGTTTTCCCGACGGTGACCCGTCGACCAACATCGCCCAACTCGTGCGCGACGTCATCAGCCCGTTCATCACCATCACCTAG
- a CDS encoding MOSC domain-containing protein: MRAVDAVDAEAGKGLIGDRYHGTRHRHVTIQSQELLDAAADQLGGPIDAGLTRRNLTVDAGVIPTAPGTRLRVGEVELEVVRVSAPCRLLDDGIGAGAAAALRGRAGSVLRVLSSGRIQLGDDVAVAPS; the protein is encoded by the coding sequence ATGCGCGCCGTCGACGCCGTCGACGCCGAGGCCGGCAAGGGCTTGATCGGAGATCGCTACCACGGCACCCGGCATCGCCACGTCACCATCCAGTCTCAGGAGTTGCTCGACGCGGCCGCCGACCAGCTGGGCGGGCCCATCGACGCCGGACTGACGCGGCGCAACCTCACGGTGGACGCCGGCGTGATCCCGACCGCACCGGGCACACGCTTGCGCGTCGGCGAGGTCGAACTCGAGGTCGTGCGCGTGTCGGCCCCCTGCCGGCTGCTCGACGACGGCATCGGTGCGGGTGCGGCCGCCGCCCTCCGGGGCCGGGCCGGCTCGGTGTTACGGGTCCTGAGCTCCGGACGGATTCAGCTCGGCGACGACGTGGCCGTCGCGCCGAGCTGA
- a CDS encoding alpha/beta hydrolase family protein, whose amino-acid sequence MAERITFPSSSGPALAGLIDQPEGECRGWGVFVHGFTLGKDSPAASRICKQLASEGIGMLRFDALGLGQSAGDWGDGSFSHKVADTVRAVQFMNESGREVRLLVGHSFGGSAVLAAAHECPTVAAVVSVGAPCQPSHIEHIYDTLVHRVESEGEAELTIGGKALTLRRHFVEDVRTADLRDRIETLRRPLLVMHSPTDNTVGIDNASHIFQTARHPRSFISLEGADHLLTGKNQAARAARIISAWADPYL is encoded by the coding sequence GTGGCAGAGCGCATCACGTTCCCCAGCAGCAGCGGACCCGCCCTGGCGGGCCTGATCGACCAACCCGAGGGCGAGTGCCGCGGGTGGGGGGTCTTCGTACACGGGTTCACGCTGGGCAAGGACAGTCCCGCGGCAAGCCGAATCTGCAAGCAACTGGCCAGCGAGGGCATCGGAATGCTGCGCTTCGACGCGTTGGGCCTCGGGCAGTCCGCCGGCGACTGGGGTGACGGTTCGTTCTCACACAAGGTCGCCGACACGGTGCGAGCCGTGCAGTTCATGAACGAATCCGGACGTGAGGTCCGACTGCTGGTCGGTCACTCGTTCGGCGGGTCGGCGGTGCTGGCGGCCGCGCACGAGTGCCCCACCGTCGCCGCAGTGGTCAGCGTCGGTGCACCGTGTCAGCCGTCGCACATCGAGCACATCTACGACACGCTGGTCCATCGCGTCGAATCCGAGGGCGAGGCAGAGCTGACGATCGGAGGCAAGGCTTTGACACTGCGCCGCCATTTCGTCGAGGACGTCCGCACCGCCGATCTGCGCGACCGCATCGAAACCCTGCGCCGGCCCCTGCTGGTCATGCACTCCCCGACCGACAACACCGTCGGCATCGACAATGCCAGCCACATCTTCCAGACGGCCCGCCACCCTCGCAGCTTCATCTCGCTGGAGGGCGCGGACCATCTGCTGACCGGCAAGAACCAGGCGGCGCGCGCCGCGCGGATCATCAGTGCCTGGGCCGACCCCTATCTGTGA
- a CDS encoding TIGR03854 family LLM class F420-dependent oxidoreductase, which yields MKIRFGVGLGPETATQDLPRIVDRLEAAGVDSLWFSEIVYSQAVDPFIGMAFALSRTTELKVGTSVAVLPGRQPVLVAKQLASLAALAPKRVLPVFGLRSALPAERGLFPVPTGRRGAVFDEALTVLRAALDPDVEEPLTFRGTYHDVRDVQILPKPAAPLDIWLGGASAAGYRRVGTHGDGWLGSFLTPDETAAARNQIVAAAGEAGRSIPADHYGINLAVGTGTLPAAVADSVRRRRPDLHPTDLVAEDWPALHAQLDGYLAAGLTKVVIRPAGPVDMPRFLDEFVRELIPRQN from the coding sequence GTGAAGATCCGCTTCGGAGTGGGGCTGGGGCCCGAGACCGCCACGCAGGACCTACCCCGCATCGTCGACCGCCTCGAGGCAGCGGGAGTGGACTCACTGTGGTTCTCCGAGATCGTCTACTCGCAGGCGGTCGACCCCTTCATCGGGATGGCGTTCGCGCTCTCGCGCACAACGGAACTGAAGGTCGGCACGTCGGTGGCGGTGCTGCCGGGCCGCCAGCCGGTCCTGGTGGCCAAGCAGCTGGCCTCACTGGCCGCGCTCGCGCCCAAGCGGGTGCTCCCGGTGTTCGGCCTTCGCTCGGCCCTGCCTGCTGAACGCGGGCTGTTCCCCGTTCCCACCGGACGTCGCGGCGCAGTGTTCGACGAGGCGTTGACCGTGCTCCGCGCCGCACTCGACCCGGACGTCGAGGAGCCTCTCACCTTCCGCGGCACCTATCACGATGTACGTGACGTGCAGATTCTCCCCAAACCCGCCGCACCGCTGGACATCTGGCTCGGCGGCGCATCAGCCGCAGGGTATCGCCGAGTCGGGACGCACGGTGACGGGTGGCTGGGCAGCTTCCTCACCCCCGACGAAACCGCTGCCGCGCGCAACCAGATCGTCGCTGCGGCCGGCGAGGCGGGCCGCAGCATCCCTGCCGATCACTACGGCATCAACCTCGCCGTGGGCACCGGTACGTTGCCGGCGGCCGTTGCGGACTCGGTGCGCAGACGACGCCCCGACCTGCACCCGACAGACCTGGTCGCTGAGGACTGGCCCGCGCTGCATGCCCAACTCGATGGCTACCTCGCAGCCGGGCTGACGAAAGTCGTGATCAGACCGGCCGGCCCGGTCGACATGCCGCGCTTCCTCGACGAGTTCGTCCGCGAGCTAATTCCCCGACAGAACTGA
- a CDS encoding class I adenylate-forming enzyme family protein yields MPDTPLTIPALLARAVADHGDRIYAVTPTGRLTYGQAEQRSAELARWMLAVGVGKGTRVGLFFANGIEWIIWWLAASRIGAVAVPLSTMYRPAELAKVVRLADVGLLVAPARVLDIDVAARVEAAFPGLADQRADGLSLPVAPFLRRIALTSGAGVAWATRCADDTDDRVGADVLAAAEAEVSAADLAIMVHTSGSTADPKGVLHTHGTLVRQTSTWPAAIRAVTGSQEEPVIVCAMPLFWIGGVLAVMGAMHDAVTVLLMPRLDAGVALDLAEAERATGIVGWPAFTQRMREHPSFAGRDLSSAPMLRHGPLDIAMTDVPDGYPVHRTMSETAGGFAYTDIAVVDDGGTPVADGVVGELLVRGIGVMAGYNKKERWETFDADGWYHTGDRVYRRTGDPRLFYVGRSTELIKTSGANVSPLEVEAVIGEFDEVAQCVVVGVQHHERGEEVCAVVVGGTDQLDLQALARRARDVLSPYKVPTRWIPVSSAQIPTLPSGKLDRKALRDWVVSSVLSGN; encoded by the coding sequence GTGCCCGATACACCGTTGACCATTCCGGCTCTGCTCGCCCGCGCCGTCGCCGACCATGGTGACCGGATCTATGCGGTCACCCCGACCGGTCGACTGACCTACGGTCAGGCCGAACAGCGTTCTGCAGAACTGGCCCGGTGGATGTTGGCTGTCGGCGTCGGTAAGGGGACCCGGGTGGGGTTGTTCTTCGCCAACGGCATCGAGTGGATCATCTGGTGGCTGGCGGCATCGCGCATCGGCGCGGTCGCGGTCCCGCTGAGCACCATGTACCGGCCCGCCGAGCTGGCCAAGGTGGTCAGGCTGGCCGACGTCGGGCTGCTCGTGGCGCCGGCCCGGGTGCTGGACATCGACGTCGCCGCGCGTGTGGAGGCGGCATTCCCCGGCCTCGCCGATCAGCGGGCGGACGGGCTGTCGCTGCCGGTCGCACCGTTTCTGCGGCGCATCGCGCTCACTTCCGGCGCCGGCGTCGCCTGGGCGACCCGGTGCGCCGACGACACCGACGACCGGGTCGGCGCTGACGTGCTGGCCGCGGCCGAGGCCGAGGTGTCCGCCGCCGATCTGGCCATCATGGTGCACACGTCGGGATCGACCGCGGACCCGAAGGGCGTGCTGCACACCCACGGAACCCTGGTGCGACAGACCTCGACGTGGCCGGCCGCGATCCGGGCCGTCACCGGGTCGCAGGAGGAACCGGTGATCGTCTGTGCCATGCCGCTGTTCTGGATCGGTGGGGTGTTGGCCGTCATGGGTGCGATGCACGACGCGGTGACGGTGCTGCTGATGCCACGACTCGATGCGGGCGTCGCCCTCGATCTCGCTGAGGCCGAGCGGGCCACCGGCATCGTGGGTTGGCCGGCGTTCACCCAGCGGATGCGGGAGCATCCCAGCTTCGCCGGCCGTGATCTGTCGTCGGCGCCCATGCTGCGCCACGGGCCACTCGACATCGCGATGACCGATGTGCCCGACGGATATCCGGTGCACCGCACCATGTCCGAGACAGCAGGTGGCTTCGCCTACACCGACATCGCGGTCGTCGACGACGGGGGTACCCCGGTCGCCGACGGTGTGGTCGGGGAACTGCTGGTTCGCGGCATCGGCGTGATGGCCGGATACAACAAGAAAGAGCGGTGGGAGACCTTCGACGCCGACGGGTGGTACCACACCGGAGACCGGGTCTATCGCCGCACCGGCGATCCGCGGCTGTTCTATGTCGGGCGTAGCACCGAGCTCATCAAGACCTCGGGGGCCAATGTCTCGCCGCTCGAAGTCGAGGCCGTGATCGGGGAATTCGACGAGGTGGCGCAGTGCGTGGTGGTCGGGGTGCAACATCACGAGCGAGGCGAGGAAGTGTGCGCGGTCGTGGTCGGCGGCACTGACCAGCTGGACCTCCAAGCCCTGGCTCGTCGTGCCCGTGACGTGTTGTCCCCCTACAAGGTGCCCACTCGGTGGATCCCGGTGTCCAGCGCGCAGATACCCACGCTGCCCAGCGGTAAGTTGGACCGAAAAGCGTTGCGGGACTGGGTGGTCAGCTCAGTTCTGTCGGGGAATTAG